A region of the Litchfieldia alkalitelluris genome:
GCGTCTAAATCAGTTTGTTCAGTTGTGTAATTTGATAATAATAGCTCACTAGATGCAAATTTTATCTTCTTTGGAAGAGTCCATTTCACATGCTCGTTAAATAAATTACAAATGACTAACACTTGGCCTGCTTCACTAGTTCTTGTATATGCATACACTTTTTTATGCTTTTCATTAACTACATCGTAATTACCATATACAAGAGCTTCGTTTTCTTTTCGAATCCGAATAAGGCTCTTATAATAGTTTAAGATGGACTGTGGATCATTTAGCTGCTTCTCGACATTAATTTCAGTATAATTTGGGTTCACGCCAAGCCAAGGAGTTCCTGTTGAGAAACCTGCCTGATTACTATCGTCCCACTGCATAGGAGTTCGGCTATTATCACGGCCATTTTCCCAAATGATTTTCATTACATCTTCATGAGGAGTGCCCTTGGCCGTTTCAATTCGATAGTAATTCACCATTCCAACATCGTTATATTCTTCAATTGAATTGAATTTAACATTAGTCATTCCAATTTCTTGACCTTGATAAATAAAAGGAGTCCCCTGCATTAAGAAATACATAGTTGCAAAGCTTTTTGCACTCTCATTATGAAATTCCTTATCATTCCCCCAAGTCGATACACTTCTTGGTTGGTCATGATTTTCAAGGAATAATGCGTTCCAACCACAATTTTCAAGTCCCTTTTGCCATTTCGTCAATGTTCGACGAAGTGAATTCAAATCAAATCCACTGTTATTTTTCTTCTTCCAAAGACCAAGATGCTCAAATTGGAAAATCATATTAAACTTACCGTTCTCTTCCCCAACCCAATCATCTGCTTGATGAAGAGCCACACCATTTGCTTCACCAACTGTCATAATATCATATTTAGCAAAGGTTTCTTCTTTTAATTCATTTAAATACTCATGAATGCCTTCACGATTCATATGACCTTCCATTGATGAAACATAATCTAACTTTCTTGGATTCGGTAGATCAGGTAATCCTGCATTTTTTTTAATATGACTAATTGCATCAACACGGAATCCATCGATCCCCTTATCTAGCCACCAATTAACCATATCATAAAGGGCATGACGAACCTCTGGTACTTCCCAGTTTAAATCAGGCTGCTTTGTAGAGAAGATGTGCATATAGTATTGTTCTGTTTTCTCATCATATTCCCAAGCTGGACCGGAGAAAATACTTTCCCAGTTGTTCGGTTCTTTTCCATCTTTAGGATCTCTCCAAATATACCAGTCTCTTTTAGGATTGTCCTTTGATGATCTAGACTCAATAAACCACGGATGTTCATCAGATGTATGATTAATTACTAAGTCTAAGATTAGCTTCATACCTCGTGCATGAACCTCATTCAACAGACGATCAAAGTCCTCCATCGTACCAAACTCATCCATAATATCCTGATAATCGGAGATATCATACCCATTATCATCATTTGGAGATTTATACATAGGACAGATCCAAATCACATCAATTCCTAAGTCTTTAATATAATCTAATTTTTCAATTACACCTTGTAAGTCACCAATTCCATCACCATTGCTATCCTTAAAACTACGAGGATATACCTGATATGCAACTGTTTCCTTCCACCATACTTTTTTCATTGGTTCACACTCCTTGTTGACACACCTTTTTTGGATAAAGTCCGTTCATGTAATGTAAGTAATGATCTTTAGAAGTCCCTCTCCAACTAGAGGTTGCCACATAGGGAGCAGGTATCAATTTATAAATTTATCCTTACTCCCATCATTTAAATTGTTTTAATTGTAAGTCGGTAAATTATATCAACTATCCGGTTGTAACCATCAAGAGTAATAGAGTTGAGTATAAAAAGAGCGCAACTCCCATTATCCATAATATAACAGTTATTATTTTAAAATGCTTCAACATTTCAAATCACCTTCTTACTTAATTATCCTTTTTCAGCTCCTGCAGTCATACCTTCAACAATATATCGTTGGAAAACAAAGAACAGCACCATAAGTGGAATCGATATCAGAACTGCCCCTGCTGCGAAAACAGTAAAGTTATTATTTTCTTGACCAGATACTAACGTGAACAATCCTTGCGCTAGTGTCCAGTTACTACTTGAACGTAGAATAACTTCTGCCATGATAAAATCCATACTTGCTCCAATGAAACTATTAAATGCAATAAACGAGATGATTGGCAAAGCAAGTGGTAACATTACCTTTGCAAAAACCTCCATATTTGAAGCACCATCAATTCTTGCTGCTTCCATTAAACTGTTAGGAATCCCATCAAAGAACCCTTTAACAATCCATGTATTAAACGCAACACTTCCTGCTGCTAAAACTAAAACATAACCAAGATGAGTATCTAATAATCCAAATGCACCTAATAGAGTATAAATTGCAATCATACCCATGATTGTTGGGAACATTTGAAGAATAATAATAGCCATAAGACCTTGTCTTTTACCCTTAAATCTAAATTTCGAGAATGCGTAGCCAGATAATACCCCAAAGACAGTTGAGATCAACATATTAGCTGTTGCCACTAAAATTGTATTTTTATACCATGTAACATATTGATATTTATCAAATAAGTCACTATAATGGCTCCAAGTCCATTCTGCAGGACTAGGAAAAATCTTTGAAGAGTGTAATGATTCACCAGGATTAACAGACCCAATAAATATGAAATACACAGGGAATAAACAAATTATTACTAAAGCTACTAAAATACCGTAAACGATAACCATATTAATAGCCTTTTTTACTTTAGGATTAAACATATTAATGTGCATCCCCTTTCAACGCTTTTGTATTTCTTAAATTGAAATACGCAAACAGTGCAATGATTAAGAAGACAACAACAGCAACAGCGGATGATATCGCATATTGACCATTATTCAATGTCATTTTGAAGATCCATGATAATAAGATATCTGTATGACCTGCATAGGTATAATCTGCATTTACAGGATTACCTTCTGTCATTAAATAAATAAATGTTAATTGATTAAAGTTAAACGCAAATGTAAAGACCATTAACGGAACAGCTGCAACCATAACGATCGGGAAAGTGATATGTTTGAACTGTTGAATGATTGTTGCGCCATCAACTTCTGCTGCTTCATACAACTCTTTACTAATAGTTGTTAATACAGCAGTAAATAACGCCATCCAGAATGGGAATCCTAACCATAGGTTCGTTAATAATATCGCCGCTTTAGCCCACATCGGATCTGATAACCATCCAACCGATGGAATTCCTACGCTATTAAGCATTTTATTAATAACACCAAATTCTCCGTTATACATATTTCTGAAAATCAAAATACTAACGAAACCTGGTACAGCCCAAGGAATAATATATATATTTCTCCAAAACTTAGTGAACTTCACTACTTTTTGCGATAAAACAACGGCTACAAATAATCCTGCAAAAACGACTAACACTGTCGATAGTACTGCCCAAACAACTGTCCAAGAAAATACACCTACGAACGTTCCTCGCCATGAATCCATTGAAAA
Encoded here:
- a CDS encoding sugar ABC transporter permease; its protein translation is MSEKKHSKIAAVLSVIFMGLGQIYNKQYIKGGLWAAFELIVLVFFTKTVIHGLWGIITLGDTPQVRQRGRVVDPGDHSILLMAEGLLVIIALVFIFTIYYLSVRDAFLVGKLREQGAKINNIKQSMKSIWDNGFPYILITPTAICMILLTVFPLVYTALIAFTNYSSPNYLPPKALVDWVGLDQFVRLFSMDSWRGTFVGVFSWTVVWAVLSTVLVVFAGLFVAVVLSQKVVKFTKFWRNIYIIPWAVPGFVSILIFRNMYNGEFGVINKMLNSVGIPSVGWLSDPMWAKAAILLTNLWLGFPFWMALFTAVLTTISKELYEAAEVDGATIIQQFKHITFPIVMVAAVPLMVFTFAFNFNQLTFIYLMTEGNPVNADYTYAGHTDILLSWIFKMTLNNGQYAISSAVAVVVFLIIALFAYFNLRNTKALKGDAH
- a CDS encoding glycoside hydrolase family 13 protein, whose translation is MKKVWWKETVAYQVYPRSFKDSNGDGIGDLQGVIEKLDYIKDLGIDVIWICPMYKSPNDDNGYDISDYQDIMDEFGTMEDFDRLLNEVHARGMKLILDLVINHTSDEHPWFIESRSSKDNPKRDWYIWRDPKDGKEPNNWESIFSGPAWEYDEKTEQYYMHIFSTKQPDLNWEVPEVRHALYDMVNWWLDKGIDGFRVDAISHIKKNAGLPDLPNPRKLDYVSSMEGHMNREGIHEYLNELKEETFAKYDIMTVGEANGVALHQADDWVGEENGKFNMIFQFEHLGLWKKKNNSGFDLNSLRRTLTKWQKGLENCGWNALFLENHDQPRSVSTWGNDKEFHNESAKSFATMYFLMQGTPFIYQGQEIGMTNVKFNSIEEYNDVGMVNYYRIETAKGTPHEDVMKIIWENGRDNSRTPMQWDDSNQAGFSTGTPWLGVNPNYTEINVEKQLNDPQSILNYYKSLIRIRKENEALVYGNYDVVNEKHKKVYAYTRTSEAGQVLVICNLFNEHVKWTLPKKIKFASSELLLSNYTTEQTDLDASINLKPFEARVYRLEK
- a CDS encoding sugar ABC transporter permease, with translation MFNPKVKKAINMVIVYGILVALVIICLFPVYFIFIGSVNPGESLHSSKIFPSPAEWTWSHYSDLFDKYQYVTWYKNTILVATANMLISTVFGVLSGYAFSKFRFKGKRQGLMAIIILQMFPTIMGMIAIYTLLGAFGLLDTHLGYVLVLAAGSVAFNTWIVKGFFDGIPNSLMEAARIDGASNMEVFAKVMLPLALPIISFIAFNSFIGASMDFIMAEVILRSSSNWTLAQGLFTLVSGQENNNFTVFAAGAVLISIPLMVLFFVFQRYIVEGMTAGAEKG